The following are encoded in a window of Anopheles stephensi strain Indian chromosome X, UCI_ANSTEP_V1.0, whole genome shotgun sequence genomic DNA:
- the LOC118516453 gene encoding uncharacterized protein LOC118516453, producing the protein MAIECPVCTLFLRSGMTLAEHLDTHPKENVIKALVNIVKHDALAYYPNTLEEAGGDEVVPVEGSTSTISTATTSSTLTLRTSERTTSLGIYDAQPVYVDNAILASPGNAVQASVSQPSQFAVVKAIDAHGIPSFHLNNVTLIKRELVQPVAAVSGLSALTAGAASHTTASGATIGTVQGELSTIGPASDDYVEPPGGSEAGSSRAIGTAAVPSTTVYPRYTNELYSGPPPPYSRAISSTIATNTQITPAQQQQPTVQLNVTPKPTVGGVGVVGQPLQLFPKLHSETSNSAFKQYPTVQQAVPDRTVDETAVTVAANPPLSASTPKPVYSAPVATTIASKIVATAAIAASSSISSSTTLSEQQSTSVPVTFVTTTTATTPKTSVSTPSKANVVKVISNVKVQSKLKDIQEIILQLNAGQMSIVGDKTTLIPPTTERRPSAFAASGGSGRSLLAITPTKAEPTTTEQPQPTNAPSHMEVNQDGMEEIETCDYDHEMDYSDGWQDDDNYTGEDVPEQWVDAPEVKRFAGDGEAPNEVLPAAERTTASTAATTECSSTNGNSTSSAMVTSVIRKTPQPVPCAPSPIQQEPKSQIKRLVFRVAGNCTPTTVTIAPAGASSSSSTQIVRAWQGIKLECTPEGSTGAPSNAAPTEEELGKPASCASAALAGRDYAAKQKQQRFRPPKKLAIKPKRSAAEGGTFPGTQCPTVDGGDGAQDETAVGSTSSTAALSTLAEVVCTNAAQQQQANAMEPFSSTSFNGITAVIQKTDINGGPAHAYPDRELISQQPLLMTPIKQEFARTTDSAAPADVTPKPLNKPNVVLAGRTSYTFVTPNTGAAAAATTSNANAGRKVSHPTAEIDVGAYNISYVSETGETIYHPLPKKANGTIGTAEFASRKQPTNEHKLTPAGRSPEGGVIPQHADHFRAMEKEQAELKEEDGNHGTALQGEGGDDDALEDDDARGLDDDEMIETEDDLKEACDEIVHAAADGEQEERLDSEEDEEEEEEEYDDVFEVEPVRHQQAPHHQTQSPSGEQPSRRRLLMVLTRMNQVPRDATDRNAAVSVTEVAVEPIGAELDVKDHLDRPEQKAATIDNETNSAEAQMHHEPETPHTTGLPASLVMKRFHSGTITTDDEKDMLEAGPSTRNIVHIGVPSRPKIRVTNAEPFQTNGRSSSASRKSEPDERKKADPLKRACEKDFLEPGTSSSSSSSSSSCHRFETGSVYTTDHTEDSSGGCLRHCFNSPATAAVDEPMPVSSLQEPPVGLKLEKTEPSYADEHDEQDTTTSSFLDLSTVPKTSLDGLSTNDTASNTSSSSTSSNSNHSAGLGKDGGEGSGTSHGGTRSLLPSGSSMASTSMERAPSTESLNIRTDEKMPAKGEISEQESNGDMDVTSWNHRMYAVGENVPIYPSSYDLSTAQECWNLSSRNQGIFAVTDHFYHQQQQQQQQQQQQQQQQHGGGNNPHGTTVSNQYMTSRVAFQFSSSSHQQLQQHGADHLPFGGGMMAGKMEPPQDDEDSDEVDEAVEARRLKNAIPKMPFADMMVARLHEPPGAYDEVVSSTHHLPQQSCETKYDDPVGTTSYFGVSSALPLMPTDDSGLSSRPKPSGSGVARTFRCTLCPKVFDTIKQRRLHQQREHASELLSLAASHPNQEQLPLGEDGSEAGRQQQQQQQQQMFKKQPVPVVMNYDWMKQEIQRKSEAMLKSSRLLMPGSSHSSGGGGPGPSTGEKMQQPEQLVVAQVQVATGDGMLPAAACTIAAARNRTYVCSTCNQKFDRFNLFNEHLLEHPVECFACGRHFKQWRNFSLHIKRHLGIKEHQCRSCGKQFVIKQKLIEHMRVHTGHAPIKCKLCNRTFKRFSNLAQHRKRYHLNRTVAKEDYVCSLCGEVFHTQAKMEWHKETHEKKPKSCPYCREKFIHRNSLTRHIRLSHTDKYAKLENKTEPCSICQQPYTKTSMRRHMETHTKERMAYACGICNKRFTTNWNLKQHKWTHANPTMKPFQCTYCPSAFVRESDFVTHVNAHRSIRPYTCNHCGSQFIRKYNWIRHTREHELDKGHRCDVCGRQFHRKYYLTEHKRIHTGERPFACNICGKTSATKTNHNKHVRIHHARDPLTAEG; encoded by the exons ATGGCGATCGAATGTCCCGTCTGCACGCTGTTCCTTCGGTCGGGCATGACCCTGGCCGAGCATTTAGACACGCATCCTAAAGAAAATGTGATAAAGGCGTTGGTCAACATCGTAAAGCACGACGCTTTAGCCTACTATCCTAACACGCTGGAGGAGGCGGGCGGGGATGAGGTCGTACCGGTGGAAGGCAGCACGTCCACCATCAGTAcggccaccaccagcagcacactCACGCTCCGGACAAGCGAAAGGACAACCTCGCTCGGTATCTACGACGCGCAACCGGTGTACGTGGACAACGCGATACTGGCATCACCGGGCAATGCGGTGCAAGCGTCGGTGAGTCAACCGTCGCAGTTTGCGGTGGTAAAAGCGATCGATGCGCACGGTATTCCCAGCTTTCACCTTAACAACGTAACGCTGATCAAGCGCGAACTCGTGCAGCCCGTCGCGGCTGTGTCAGGCTTGTCCGCGCTAACGGCAGGAGCTGCGTCGCATACCACAGCGTCCGGCGCTACTATCGGGACGGTGCAAGGTGAGCTGTCTACCATCGGTCCGGCGTCGGACGATTACGTCGAACCACCGGGTGGCAGTGAAGCAGGTTCGTCTCGTGCGATAGGAACCGCTGCTGTGCCGTCCACCACCGTCTATCCCCGCTACACAAACGAGCTTTATTCCGGGCCACCGCCACCATACAGTCGGGCCATATCCTCTACGATTGCTACCAATACGCAGATAACAccagcacagcagcaacaacccaCGGTCCAGCTGAATGTGACACCGAAACCAACCGTCGGTGGTGTCGGTGTCGTCGGCCAACCGTTGCAACTATTTCCCAAGCTCCATTCGGAAACATCCAATTCCGCTTTTAAACAGTATCCAACGGTCCAACAGGCCGTGCCCGACCGTACCGTCGACGAGACGGCAGTAACGGTAGCAGCAAACCCACCACTGTCCGCCTCAACACCGAAACCCGTCTACAGTGCGCCTGTGGCAACAACAATTGCTTCTAAAATTGTGGCAACAGCGGCCATCGCcgctagcagcagcatcagttcCTCCACCACTTTGTCCGAGCAACAATCAACCAGCGTTCCAGTAACATTCGTGACGACAACTACAGCCACCACGCCCAAGACCAGCGTTTCGACCCCATCGAAGGCGAACGTTGTGAAGGTAATCAGCAACGTCAAGGTGCAAAGTAAGCTTAAGGACATACAGGAAATCATATTGCAGCTGAATGCCGGTCAGATGTCGATCGTTGGCGACAAGACGACGCTGATTCCACCCACCACCGAAAGGCGACCATCCGCGTTTGCGGCTAGCGGTGGATCCGGCCGGTCCTTGCTAGCGATAACGCCAACCAAAGCGGAACCCACCACGACGGAGCAGCCACAGCCGACCAATGCACCCAGCCACATGGAAGTGAACCAGGACGGTATGGAGGAGATAGAGACTTGTGATTATGATCACGAGATGGATTATAGTGATGGTTGGCAGGACGATGATAACTATACCGGTGAAGACGTACCCGAACAGTGGGTGGATGCACCGGAGGTCAAGCGTTTTGCTGGCGATGGTGAAGCGCCGAATGAAGTACTACCGGCAGCAGAGAGGACGACAGCATCAACGGCTGCAACTACCGAATGTTCCAGTACCAACGGCAACAGTACCAGCAGCGCGATGGTCACCAGCGTTATCCGGAAGACTCCGCAGCCAGTACCGTGCGCTCCATCGCCCATACAGCAGGAACCGAAATCGCAAATCAAACGTTTAGTATTTCGGGTGGCAGGTAACTGCACACCAACCACCGTAACGATTGCGCCCGCCGGtgcgtcatcatcatcctcaacGCAAATAGTTCGCGCCTGGCAAGGCATTAAGCTGGAATGCACACCGGAAGGGTCGACCGGTGCGCCCAGCAATGCTGCACCGACCGAAGAGGAGCTGGGAAAGCCGGCCAGCTGTGCGTCAGCCGCGTTAGCTGGTCGTGATTATGCAgcgaagcagaagcagcaacgcttccggccaccaaaaaaGCTAGCGATCAAACCTAAAAGGTCCGCTGCAGAGGGGGGCACCTTTCCCGGCACCCAATGCCCGACGGTAGATGGTGGGGATGGCGCTCAGGATGAGACGGCGGTGGGTTCGACGTCTTCGACAGCGGCGCTGTCCACCTTGGCGGAGGTGGTATGCACGAACGcagcccaacagcagcaagcgaACGCGATGGAACCATTTTCCTCCACCTCGTTCAACGGCATAACGGCCGTTATTCAAAAGACTGACATTAACGGTGGACCCGCTCACGCTTACCCAGACCGTGAGCTGATTAGCCAGCAACCGTTACTGATGACTCCCATCAAGCAAGAATTTGCCCGCACCACAGATAGCGCTGCGCCGGCAGACGTTACGCCCAAGCCGTTAAACAAGCCGAACGTGGTGCTCGCTGGCCGTACGTCCTATACGTTCGTAACGCCCAacactggtgctgctgctgctgctactacttccAACGCCAACGCCGGCCGAAAGGTGTCGCATCCTACGGCCGAGATCGATGTCGGGGCGTACAACATTTCGTACGTAAGCGAAACGGGCGAAACGATCTACCATCCACTGCCTAAGAAAGCGAACGGCACGATCGGTACGGCCGAGTTTGCCAGTCGGAAACAGCCCACGAACGAGCATAAACTAACGCCCGCCGGAAGAAGTCCCGAGGGTGGTGTGATCCCGCAACACGCCGACCACTTCCGGGCGATGGAGAAGGAGCAGGCGGAGCTTAAAGAGGAGGATGGAAACCATGGTACAGCGTTACAGGGTgaaggtggtgatgatgatgcgctgGAGGACGATGATGCGAGAGGcttggatgatgatgagatgaTAGAGACGGAAGATGATCTAAAGGAAGCATGCGATGAAATAGTGCATGCAGCAGCGGACGGCGAGCAAGAGGAACGGTTGGACagcgaggaggacgaggaggaggaggaggaggagtatGATGATGTGTTCGAGGTAGAGCCCGTACGCCACCAGCAAGCTCCTCATCACCAAACACAGTCACCGTCCGGTGAGCAACCGTCCCGTCGCCGGTTGCTAATGGTGCTGACGAGGATGAATCAAGTACCGCGGGATGCTACCGATCGAAATGCAGCCGTAAGCGTAACGGAAGTAGCGGTCGAACCGATCGGTGCTGAGCTGGACGTAAAAGATCATTTGGACCGGCCGGAACAGAAAGCCGCCACCATCGACAACGAAACAAACTCCGCAGAAGCGCAAATGCACCATGAGCCGGAAACGCCGCATACTACCGGTTTGCCGGCAAGCTTGGTAATGAAACGTTTTCATTCCGGTACGATCACGACGGATGACGAGAAGGATATGCTGGAAGCTGGACCTTCCACGCGCAACATTGTGCACATTGGCGTACCATCACGGCCTAAGATTCGTGTCACGAACGCCGAACCGTTCCAGACAAACGGACGTTCCAGTTCGGCCAGTAGAAAATCGGAGCCCGATGAGCGTAAAAAGGCGGACCCGTTGAAAAGAGCGTGTGAGAAAGATTTTCTCGAACCGGGCACAtcgtcctcatcgtcatcgtcatcctcCTCGTGCCATCGGTTTGAAACCGGTTCGGTCTATACGACCGACCACACCGAGGATAGTAGTGGCGGGTGTTTGAGACATTGCTTCAACAGTCCGGCCACCGCGGCCGTCGATGAGCCGATGCCGGTGTCCTCGTTGCAGGAACCGCCCGTCGGACTAAAGCTGGAAAAAACTGAACCATCGTACGCTGACGAGCACGATGAGCAGGACACTACCACCTCCTCGTTTCTGGACCTTAGCACGGTACCGAAAACGAGCCTCGATGGGCTGAGCACCAACGACACGgccagcaacaccagcagcagcagcaccagcagcaacagcaatcaCAGTGCAGGGCTGGGCAAAGACGGTGGGGAAGGTAGTGGGACGAGCCACGGCGGAACGCGGTCCCTACTGCCCTCGGGTTCATCGATGGCGTCCACCAGCATGGAACGTGCGCCATCGACCGAGAGTCTCAACATACGCACCGACGAGAAGATGCCGGCAAAGGGTGAAATTTCCGAACAGGAAAGCAACGGCGATATGGACGTTACGTCGTGGAACCATCGG ATGTACGCGGTCGGGGAGAATGTGCCTATCTATCCGAGCTCGTACGATTTGTCGACCGCACAGGAGTGTTGGAATCTGAGCAGCCGCAACCAGGGCATCTTTGCCGTAACGGATCATTTttatcatcagcagcagcagcagcagcaacagcagcagcagcagcagcagcaacagcatggTGGCGGTAACAATCCACACGGAACGACGGTCAGCAACCAATACATGACTTCGCGCGTTGCCTT TCAATTTTCGTCCTCGTCACATCAACAACTGCAGCAGCATGGAGCGGACCATCTGCCGTTCGGTGGTGGGATGATGGCGGGCAAGATGGAACCGCCCCAGGACGATGAGGACAGTGACGAGGTGGACGAGGCAGTGGAGGCACGCCGCCTGAAGAACGCTATCCCAAAAATGCCGTTCGCCGATATGATGGTCGCACGCCTGCACGAACCACCCGGTGCGTACGATGAGGTGGTGAGCAGCACGCACCACCTCCCGCAGCAATCGTGCGAAACGAAGTACGATGATCCGGTCGGTACGACGTCGTACTTCGGTGTAAGTTCCGCCCTGCCGCTAATGCCGACGGATGACTCCGGTCTGTCCAGCAGGCCCAAACCTTCCGGGAGCGGTGTGGCCCGTACCTTCCGCTGTACGCTCTGCCCGAAAGTGTTTGACACGATTAAGCAGCGTCGGTTGCATCAGCAGCGGGAGCATGCGAGTGAGCTGTTGTCGCTGGCAGCATCCCATCCAAATCAGGAGCAACTGCCGCTGGGTGAGGATGGCAGTGAGGCGGGcaggcagcaacagcagcagcagcagcagcagatgttCAAGAAGCAACCGGTACCGGTTGTAATGAACTACGATTGGATGAAGCAGGAAATTCAGCGTAAAAGTGAGGCGATGTTAAAGAGTAGTCGCCTGCTGATGCCCGGCAGCAGCCACAgctccggtggtggtggcccggGGCCGAGCACCGGCGAGAAGATGCAGCAACCGGAGCAGCTGGTGGTAGCCCAGGTGCAGGTAGCCACCGGCGATGGGAtgctgccagcagcagcgtgtacGATCGCCGCCGCCCGTAACCGCACCTACGTGTGCAGCACCTGCAACCAGAAGTTCGATCGGTTCAATCTGTTCAACGAGCATTTGCTCGAGCATCCGGTGGAGTGTTTCGCCTGCGGGCGGCACTTCAAGCAGTGGCGCAACTTCTCGCTACACATCAAGCGGCATCTCGGCATCAAGGAGCATCAGTGCCGCAGCTGTGGCAAGCAGTTCGTGATCAAGCAGAAGCTGATCGAGCATATGCGGGTGCACACCGGGCACGCGCCGATCAAGTGCAAGCTGTGCAATCGTACATTCAAACGCTTCTCCAACCTGGCGCAGCATCGCAAACGGTACCATCTGAACCGGACGGTCGCGAAGGAGGACTACGTGTGTTCGCTGTGCGGCGAGGTGTTTCACACCCAGGCAAAGATGGAATGGCACAAGGAAACGCACGAGAAGAAGCCCAAATCGTGCCCGTACTGTCGGGAGAAGTTTATCCACCGGAACAGCTTGACGCGCCACATACGCCTCTCGCACACGGATAAGTACGCCAAGCTGGAGAACAAAACGGAACCGTGCAGCATCTGTCAGCAGCCGTACACGAAGACCAGCATGCGCCGGCACATGGAAACGCACACGAAGGAGCGGATGGCGTACGCGTGCGGCATCTGCAACAAGCGCTTCACCACGAACTGGAACCTGAAGCAGCACAAATGGACGCACGCCAATCCGACGATGAAACCGTTCCAGTGCACGTACTGTCCGAGTGCGTTCGTGCGCGAGTCGGACTTTGTGACGCACGTCAATGCGCACCGATCGATACGGCCGTACACGTGCAATCACTGCGGCAGTCAGTTCATCCGGAAGTACAACTGGATACGGCACACGCGGGAGCACGAGCTGGATAAGGGCCATCGGTGCGATGTGTGCGGTCGGCAGTTTCACCGGAAGTACTACCTGACGGAGCACAAGCGTATCCACACCGGGGAGCGACCGTTCGCGTGCAACATCTGCGGCAAAACGTCCGCCACGAAGACGAACCACAACAAGCACGTCCGGATTCATCATGCCCGCGATCCGCTCACGGCGGAAGGTTAG
- the LOC118516505 gene encoding uncharacterized protein LOC118516505, whose protein sequence is MLPGRYCWICAMMVGMLMDIHLGSGISYTLLETIPNNQVQNANVQLTDHIATIFATINHIDIVTGMDDRDAVLWPVPEQRTVRWLDTPPRTLCSVAPINRDDSHCADEHDDAERRSEYFTHYRRHWTENSHGGYLIYDKVSEISKYVCLFDSTGTYLMVDDPLHTTPSIERDQMLQTLQHIWTTRGTFRVYLWVQETLYGYDPFKPTVASAYGALVEVGAGNTPPTVPPNNFAGYPVRVEVFRSVYSNPVPSNSSSGSVAYTGADVTARDVFCQVLNATVVQVPADKELFGDRLPNGSFSGALGRLVRREVDIVFTGFFIKDYSTREIEFTAGLYSDAVCCLVKKASRIPEALLPLYIFPADIWSLLCVLGLCCGCVWCLLRWSVRQLQPASLWSRRHRLAVLFNLSRTVRSAGTVRQTLQLYIDTFILLVSAPYRRFTRSGVERLFLTGLLLVSLVFVSLYQSGLAAVFVNPVYYPDIGTLQQLDETGLAIPVKYRGFIDDVFAVNYSRLMDSLRARMHHLPVKESMLARVARLGNIATVTRKTTLALDNAIYMTTRQLHMIPECPRMYNLAYVMPHRSVFGEQFNKVLLRMVGGGLVDHWIDEARYGWTLKDWRVVQGMMESSFKVLTVQDMQFAFYVLAIGLAVSAGAIGAELMHFRRTRRPVAGEDMVKKRLPVMVERFRGAIRKKA, encoded by the exons ATGCTTCCCGGGCGGTATTGCTGGATCTGTGCAATGATGGTTGGGATGCTTATGGATATCCACCTCGGTAGTGGCATTTCCTACACGTTACTAGAAACCATCCCGAACAATCAAGTGCAGAACGCGAACGTGCAGCTAACCGATCACATCGCAACTATCTTTGCTACCATCAACCATATCGATATCGTAACCGGAATGGATGATCGCGATGCGGTGCTCTGGCCCGTGCCGGAACAACGTACTGTGCGCTGGCTCGATACACCGCCAAGGACGCTCTGCAGTGTCGCACCTATCAACCGGGACGATTCCCACTGTGCTGATGAGCATGATGATGCAGAAAGACGCAGTGAATACTTCACCCACTATCGCCGGCATTGGACCGAGAACAGTCACGGAGGTTACTTAATCTATGATAAAGTGTCCGAAATAAGCAAGTACGTGTGTCTGTTCGATTCCACCGGAACGTATTTGATGGTGGACGACCCGCTGCACACCACGCCATCGATTGAGCGAGACCAGATGCTACAAACACTGCAACACATCTGGACGACGCGTGGCACCTTTCGGGTGTATCTGTGGGTCCAGGAGACGCTGTACGGGTACGATCCGTTTAAACCGACGGTGGCTTCCGCGTATGGGGCACTGGTTGAGGTTGGTGCCGGGAACACACCGCCGACGGTGCCACCGAACAATTTTGCCGGATATCCGGTGCGTGTGGAGGTGTTTCGCTCGGTGTACAGCAATCCCGTGCCTAGCAATTCCAGCTCCGGTTCCGTAGCCTACACTGGAGCGGATGTGACGGCACGCGATGTCTTTTGTCAGGTGTTAAACGCTACCG TGGTTCAAGTACCCGCGGACAAGGAGCTGTTCGGTGACCGTCTACCGAACGGGAGCTTTTCCGGTGCGCTCGGGCGGCTCGTACGGCGCGAAGTTGACATCGTGTTTACCGGGTTCTTCATCAAGGATTACAGTACGCGCGAAATCGAGTTCACCGCCGGCCTGTACTCGGACGCGGTGTGCTGCCTGGTAAAGAAGGCAAGCCGCATCCCGGAAGCGTTGCTGCCGCTGTACATTTTCCCCGCCGATATCTGGTCGTTGCTGTGCGTGCTCGGGCTGTGCTGTGGCTGCGTGTGGTGCCTGCTGCGATGGTCCGTGCGGCAACTGCAGCCGGCCAGTTTGTGGTCCCGCCGCCATCGGCTTGCAGTACTGTTTAATCTCTCACGCACCGTACGGTCCGCTGGCACGGTGCGCCAAACGCTGCAGCTGTACATAGACACGTTCATCCTGCTGGTAAGCGCCCCGTACCGACGGTTTACACGCTCCGGTGTGGAACGCTTGTTTCTGACCGGCCTGCTGCTGGTCAGTCTCGTCTTTGTGTCGCTGTACCAGTCCGGGCTGGCGGCCGTGTTTGTCAACCCGGTGTACTATCCCGATATCGGTACGCTGCAGCAGCTGGACGAAACCGGCCTGGCGATACCGGTCAAGTATCGCGGTTTCATCGACGACGTGTTTGCGGTTAACTACAGCCGGCTGATGGATTCGCTCCGCGCCCGGATGCACCATCTGCCGGTGAAGGAATCGATGCTGGCACGGGTTGCCCGGCTCGGCAACATTGCCACCGTGACGCGCAAAACGACGCTCGCGCTAGACAATGCGATCTACATGACGACGCGCCAGCTGCACATGATACCGGAGTGCCCGCGGATGTACAATCTCGCGTACGTGATGCCCCATCGGTCGGTGTTCGGGGAACAGTTTAACAAGGTATTGCTGCGGATGGTTGGCGGCGGGCTGGTTGACCACTGGATCGACGAGGCACGGTACGGGTGGACGCTCAAGGATTGGCGGGTGGTGCAGGGTATGATGGAGTCTAGCTTCAAGGTGCTCACCGTCCAGGATATGCAGTTTGCGTTTTACGTGCTGGCGATTGGGCTCGCCGTTAGTGCCGGTGCGATCGGTGCCGAGCTGATGCACTTCCGGCGTACCCGCAGGCCGGTTGCCGGGGAGGATATGGTGAAGAAACGTTTGCCGGTAATGGTAGAACGTTTCCGAGGTGCTATCCGAAAAAAGGCTTGA